The window GATGTACTGACACACATTTCAGAAGAATTGTTTTCATATGCGAAGAGCACAGGCTCAAAAGTGGGAACAGGCGGGATGAAATCAAAGCTGTCTGCTGCACAAACGGCACTTTCACTAGGCGTTAAAGTCTTCATTGGCACAGGTACTGGAGAAGACAAGCTGCTTCACATTCTAGCGGGTCAAGGAGACGGAACGTATATCGGAGAACAGGACTTATCAGCCGTCAACAACCGCCGTCAATGGATTCAATTCCACTCACCCGTCTCTGGGAAAATCATGATAGATGCAGGAGCGGAAGCGGCGATTTTGCATAACGGCAGAAGCCTTCTTCCGGCTGGAGTCATTGATGTCGCTGGTGACTTTTCTAAAGGAGAGGTCGTTGAAGTGGTCGGTCCGAACGGATTAGTGGGTAAGGGACAAACCTTGTACGCATCCGATGAGCTTCTCGGCATTAAAGGGATGCGAAGTGATGAGCTTTCAAATGAGAAGCCTGAGGTTATACACAGAGATCACTGGGTACAGCATGTACAAAACTGAGGAGGGAATACGATGAATGAAGTTCTTGAAAAAGCAAAAAAAGCAAGTACAGCCAAAGATCAGCTGCTGCTAAAAACGACGGAGCAAAAAAATGCAGCTTTACATGCCATCGCAACTGCACTTAAAGCATCTTCCGCTTATTTATTGGGGGAGAATAAAAAGGATGTTCAGGCTGCTGAGGACAAGCAGTTCACGCCTTCTGTCATTGACCGGATTACACTCACAGAAGAGAGAATTGACGCCATTGCAGACGCTACTCTTCAGCTGATTCACCTAAAAGACCCAATTGGTGAAACATTAGAAACCATTCAAAAAGAAAACGGTCTGTTCATCGAAAAGGTGCGTGTGCCTCTTGGAACGGTTGGAATGATTTATGAAGCAAGACCAAACGTGACAGTAGATGCTGCCACCCTTTGCCTCAAAACTGGGAATGCTGTTATTCTTCGCGGGAGCTCCTCTGCCATTCATAGTAATAAAGCGATTGTCAAGGTGATCCATGAAGCGCTTCAGACAACGGATATTCCAGTAGACAGTGTGCAATTGATTGAAGATACAGGCCGTGAAACGGCGAAAACGCTGTTCACTTTAAATGAATATCTGGATGTCCTTATTCCGCGCGGCGGGAAAAATTTAATTGATCTTGTCGTGAGAGAGTCTACCGTGCCAGTGCTTGAGACAGGTGCAGGGAACTGTCATATCTACATTGATGAAACAGCGAAAAACGAAATGGCTGAGCAGATTGTGCTGAATGCTAAAACCCAAAGGCCATCTGTTTGCAATGCGATCGAGAGCATTGTCATTCATGAAACATGGGCAAAAACATATGGCGCTTCGTTATTTGAAGCCCTTCATGCAAATGGGGTAGAGATACGGGGCGATGAAGCCGTATGTGCCCTTGCGCCTAGTGCTTCATTAGCGACAAAAGAGGACTATGAAACAGAGTTTTTAGCGCCGATTGTCAGTATTAAAATCGTAGAGAGCATAGAAGAAGCGATTCAGCATATTCAAACGTATAGCTCCAAGCACTCTGAAGCGATCATTTCGGAAAATGATCAGCATGCTTCACTTTTCTTAACAGCTGTCGATGCTGCCGCTGTCTATCACAACGCTTCTACTCGGTTCACAGATGGCTTTGAATTTGGCTACGGAGCAGAAATAGGGATTAGCACACAAAAACTGCATGCAAGAGGGCCGATGGGTCTGCCGGCTTTAACCTCTGAAAAATTTGTCATTCGTGGTCAAGGACAAATAAGAGAATAACGAATTCAAAAGAGAGTCTTGTGACAGCAGGCTCTCTTTTTCCTTTCATTTCATTTTTGTATTTCTTCGGTCAAGTATGATAAAATATGGTAATGTTTTATATTTTGAGAAGATTGGAGAAGGCAACGTATGGCGAAAATCATTCCCTCTTCGGATATTGGAGTGAAAATCAACAAGTGGTATGAATTAATCCGCAGATTTGATTCAGAACAAGCAGAACAATTAAAGCAGGAAATTCGCACCTCTCTTGATTCAATGGAAGAAGATCAGAATTTGCTTCTCTATTTTTCTTTAATGGAATTCAGGCATGAGGTCATGCTCGATTACTTAAAGCCATTAAAGGAAGGAAAGCTTCGCGCCAACTTTTCCGAGCTTTCGAAAGAAATAGATGAGCATCAAACACATGTCACAGGCATGCTTGAATACTACTATCATTTTTTCAGAGGCATGTATGAATTTGGCCGTAGGCAGTATATTGCTGCCATCTCGTCTTATCAAAAGGCAGAGCACAAGCTTTCTTTTGTGTCAGATGATATTGAACGTGCGGAATTTCATTTTAAAATGTCAGAAATATATTATCACATGAAACAAACACATATTTCGATGCACCATGCCAAACTGGCGCTGGATGTCTATATTCAGCATGAGCTATATGCGCTTCGCACGATCCAATGCGAATTTATTGTGGCCGGTAACTATGATGATATGAGAAGACATGAAAAGGCATTACCACATCTCGAGAGAGCGCTTGCGAGATCAAGAGACTTTCAGAATGTGCGTTTTATTGCTTCCTCTTTGTTTAATATGGGCAACAGTTATTACCGAATGGGAGATCTTGACCGCGCACTCGAACTAATGAAAGAATCCATCTCGTTATTTGACCAAAATCAATCCGATCACCTTCGTCGATCTATAGACCCTCTTTATACCGCTGCTCAGATATTATACAAACAAGGTAAACACGAAGAAGCCTTACACTACAGAGAAGAATGTATGAAGCGAGCAGAAGCACTTCAGGATGACATCCATATTCAGAAGACGATATTTTTAGAAGCATTGTACTTAAAGCAAGATGCGGAGCATATTAAACGAATTTTTCATTTTTTAGAGTCCGCCTATGCATATCCTGATATAGAGGAACTGGCATTAGACACCGCAAAGTATTATAATGAAATGGAGGATTATGAAAAATCTTCCATGTTCTACGGAGAAGCGGAACATGCTCGAATCTATATTCAGAGAGGGGATTGTTTATATGAATTTTAAAAAATGGACAGTCGTCTGTACAAGCATCACCATCCTGGCGTTATGGCTGGCAGCAGCAAATGCCGACCCGGATAACAGAAACCACACGCTAGAACAACCAAATGCGCAGCATGACATCATCTAAAAGCTCTTGTCAACAATCTGAAAAGCCCTTATTAAAGGGCTTTTTTTACTGTCTAAAAATGAATCTGCGTGACATGCTCATAAAATAGAGGTGAGAAGGAAATCTTAAAAAAGAGTGTTTATTCATTGACTCTTGAATTTAAATTGTGTACAATTCAATTGTAGAAAATATTATTAGAGAGAAAGAGGGTTATATTCATGTCAGACGTTTTATTTACTGCAACGGTATCAGCTGTCGGAGGAAGAGAAGGAAAGGTTGTTTCAACCGATGGTGTGCTTGAGCATGATGTAGCAATGCCTGGAACACCAAGAGCGAAAAAACTTGAAAAAGCAACAAATCCAGAGCAATTATTCGCAGCAGGCTACTCTGCATGTTTTGATTCAGCCCTTCAAATGGTCGCGAGACAAGAGCGTATCCGTTTTGAAAGTGAAGTAACAGCACATGTGAGCTTAGTGAAAGACAGTTCAGATGACGGCTTCAAACTAGGCGTTAAGCTAGAAGTAAAAGGAACTGGAATCGAGCAATCAGCATTAGATGAGCTTGTTCATAAAGCACATGGCGTATGCCCATATTCAAAAGCAACTCAAGGAAATATCGAAGTAGAACTAGTAGCTGTCGCACAATAATTGACATCATAAAAGGCTGAGGGTATGTTCCCTCAGCCTTTTGGTTGTGTTAATTTTTGCAAAAGCTCATGTAAAGAGGCGCGCAGTGTTTTTAACTCTTCTTCCGATCTGCCTGTCCCAGACAGCATATGAAATGGAATCGCAGTAGCTTTCTCTTTTAGCTGTTCGCCATATTCCGTTAAACGAATTTGCACAGAACGTTCATCCTCTTTCGAGCGCTCGCGGATGATGAGTCCGTTTTGCTCCATCCGTTTCAGCATAGGTGTGAGTGTACCGGAGTCTAAATATAAAAGCTCTCCCATCGTTTTCACATTTAATGTCCCATGCTCCCACAATAAAAGCAGTGCCAAATATTGCGGATACGTAATGTCTAACTCTTCTAATAACGGTTTATATTGCTTCGTCATCTCTCTTGAACTTGCATATAACAAGAAACAAAGCTGATTTTCCAGCTTCATATGCTCGAATTCATTTGTCATGTCAGTCACCAACTATTTTTTGTCATACTTATTATTGTATAAGATTTTCTTCCTTTTTAAAATAAATACAGCCCAAAAATGAAAAATTCTTTAATGTGCGATAAATGTTTGAGAAATGGATAGAACGTGAAAAGAATAAATAGATAAAGGAGGAGATGAAGATGAAACCATTATTCACAGCAAAAGTAAAGGCGCAGCATGGAAGAGCAGGACATGTTCGTTCAGAAGATGGTGTACTCGATCATAACATTGTCATGCCTAATGCAAAGAAAGACGGAGAGACTGGTACGAATCCAGAGCAATTATTTGCAGCCGGCTATGCAGCTTGTTTCGGAGGGGCACTTGAACAAGTAGCGAAGAAGCAAGGGATAGACATTGAATCAGAAGTAGAGGGACATGTCAGTCTTTTAAAAGATGAAAGTGATGGCGGCTTTAAGCTTGGTGTCAAGCTGATTGTGTCTGCAAAAGGCCTTGACCATGACAAAGCGAGAGAGCTTGTCGAGGCTGCGCATGAATTCTGTCCATATTCAAAAGCAACAAGAGGGAACATCGAAGTAGAGCTTGAAGTGGCTGAATAAAAAAGGTTTTCTATCACGCTGAAAATCAGAAACACCTGCTTACCAGCAGGTGTCTTTTTTTAATATTCTTTCTTTTGTTCGTATGTTTCCCAAGCTTCAAACGGTGCAAGGTTTTTTTGAAGTGTCAGCTGATAAAATGGAATATTTCTTGATTCGTAATCCTTGTTGATTTCTTCATAAATAAACGAGTCATCAAAACCAGAAGTCGCTGCATCCTGATGTCCAGCAGCAAAATACACCGCTTTTGGTCTAGCCCAGTAAATAGCGCCAAGGCACATCGGGCAAGGCTCACAGCTTGTATATAAAATACAATCTTCTAATTGGTATGTATGTAGCGTCTGGCACGCCTTTCGAATGGCTGTGACTTCTGCATGTGCGGTTGGATCATTTGTTGTTGTCACATTGTTGCTTCCCTCGGCAATAATCTGTCCATCCTTGACAATGACTGCTCCAAAAGGGCCGCCAGTACCACTATTGACTCCTTCTATTGCAAGATCAATTGCACGTTGTAAAAAATCTTCGTGATTCATTGTCTTCCTCCCTTTGTTCGACTGACTTCTCTAGTATAAACGAATCATGCTAGAAAAGGAAACATCCTAGTAGATGGTCAAACAGGACAATCTGCGCATAAAAACCCCCGCCATGTTCGGCAGGGGAGAGGGAATCAATTATGCATGCTGCGCCAGCTTTTTACGAGCGACTTCAGCAGCCGTCACCATGTTTTTCAAAGCAGCAATGGTTTCAGGCTCTTGTCTCGTTTTTAGACCACAGTCAGGATTCACCCAGAAGCGATCTGTCGGACATACGTTCAGCGCATCATCAATGATTTGACTCATTTCTTCGACAGATGGAACGCGCGGGCTATGAATGTCATATACACCAAGTCCAAGTCCTTTCAAATACGGATGCTTTTCTAAGTAATCGAGGAATCCGCCATGACTGCGTGAATGTTCAATCGTAATTACGTCGGCATCAAGGTCTTCGATCGTATCGACAATATCCTCGAAGTTACTGTAGCACATATGTGTATGAATTTGCGTTTCATTTTGAACAGATGATGTTGATAGTCGGAACGACTCTGCTGCCCAGTTTAAATATTCTGCCCAATCACTTTCTTTGAGTGGAAGACCTTCTCTTAGCGCAGGTTCATCCACTTGAATAACTTGAATCCCTGCTTCTTCTAACGCTTCTACCTCTTTACGTAATGCGAAAGCGATTTGGAAGGCAATGTCTTTCCGGGAAATATCTGTTCTTGGGAAAGACCAGTTTAAAATGGTGACAGGTCCTGTCAGCATTCCTTTGACCTTTTTCTCCGTTAAGCTTTGTGCGTAAACCGTCTCTTTCACGGTCATTGGCGCTGTAAACTCGACATCTCCATAAATGATTGGCGGCTTCACGCAGCGTGATCCGTAGGATTGTACCCAAGCAAATTTCGTAAAGGCAAATCCGGCTAGCTTCTCACCGAAGTATTCAACCATGTCTGTACGTTCGAATTCCCCATGTACGAGAACGTCCAGGCCAATTTCCTCCTGAATATCAATCCATCTTTGTGTTTCTTTCTTAATAAATTCATCATACTCGGCATCTGTCCACTCATTTTTACGCCATTTTTGACGAGCACTGCGCACTTCAGCAGACTGCGGGAAGCTGCCAATAGTTGTTGTTGGCAAGAGCGGCAGTTCAAGAGATTCGTTTTGGATACGAAGGCGCTCTTCAAAGGCAGCTGGACGCTTAAAGTCTTTCGATGAAAGATTGTTGCGTTCTGCTGTGAAATCCGCATTGGTTCCTTTTGCAAATTCTTTTAAAGTAAGAAGTGCTTGCTTGGCTTCATTGATGGCGGCTTCAATCGCTGCGGCTCCTTTTGTTAAGCCTTCTTTTAATGTTGTTAATTCATCCAGCTTTTCAGTGGCATAAGACAGTCCGTTTAATAGTTTTTCTTCAAGCTGTTCGCTTGGGTGTTTTGCAACTGGTACATGCAGCAAACTGCTTGATGGCTGCAGCCATACTTCCTTCGGCTGAGCGTCAGCAATGACCTCAGAAATGAATGACAATCTTTCTCCAAGATCTGATCTCCAAATATTTCTTCCATCAATGACGCCTGCTGCTAAAATTTTATCTTTCGGGAAGCCATGCTTTTTCACTTGATCAAGATTGCGTCCTTGATCATGGACAAAATCAAGACCGATGGCTTCAACAGGATATGTGACAAGCTCTTCATAGGCATCTACTGAATCAAAGTATGTTTGAAGAAGAATGTTTAAGGCAGGTACGGCTTCTTTAATCGTTTGATAGATTTCTTTTACGGCTTTCACGTCTTCATATGAAGCGGTGACAAGTGCTGGTTCATCAATTTGAACCCATTTGACGCCAGCTTCTTCAAGTTCTTTTAAAACCTGAGTATAAAGCGGCACGAGACGCTGCTGAATCTCTTTTACTTCATTTGGTTCATAGCCTTTAGAAAGTGAGACAAATGTATAAAGACCAAGTACAACAGGTTTTGTTTCAACACCAAACGCCGTTTTCACCTTTTCGTAAGCTTCAAGCGGTTTGTTATGTGTGAGTTTGAATTCGGTGCTTTTTTCGTATTCTGGAACGATGTAGTGATAGTTTGTATTAAACCATTTTGTCATTTCACTTGAGACAGCATCTTTTGTTCCTCTTGCCATCGCAAAGTATGTATCTAGTGGGTCTTTCAAGCTGCGGAAGCGCTCTGGAATCCAATTGAACATGACAGCAGTATCGAGCACGTGATCGTAGAAGGTAAAATCTCCAGAAGGAACAACATCAATTTGTTGATCAATTTGCTTTTTAATGGCTGTTAAAAATTGTTCATCCAGTGTGCTTAAGAGGGTTTCGCGGTCTGTTTGACCCTTCCAATAAGACTCAAGTGCTTTTTTCCATTCTCTGTTTAAACCAATTCGCGGAAAACCTAGATTACTTGTTTTAACAATTGTCAATTCCAATTCCTCCTCTAAATATAAAAAGACATTTACACTCATGGCGAAGATTGATGAGGGCAAATGTCTGGTTTAAAAAGACAAAATGTGTGTGCGAAATAAGGCGTGAGCATAACTGACGCTTTTTCCGACATCTCCTATCAACCGTAGGGGGTTTGATGTGATAGAGCGGCTGGTATCCTGGCTGGTGAATCTGCAAGCTTTTCATCCTTCCCATCCTTATGACAGTGGATTCATGAGAAAAGCTCTCCTCACTCACAGTGGCGGGACCGCGCCGGATTTTCACCGGTCTTCCCAATTAAAATTCGACGTATGATCGAATTACCGACTCTCAAACTATGAATTTATTGTGTTCGATTATATAACGTCCACTTCATTTCGTCAAAGTAAATTTTGAATAATTTTAATTAAAAAAATCCTGAGAAAATTCAATCTATTCTCAGGACCTCTATTCAAGCTATAGAGATAAAAGATCTGCTTCCAATGTTTTTTCTAAAAGGACATCAGGCGCAGTTAAATATAAAAATCCATTTCCTACGAGGGCTTTCGACTGCTTCAGTGGAAGGGTTCTTCTGACAAGCTGAGCATAGACCTCAGGCTCTGTCAGCTTGCGCTGGAACGCTTCTTCCTCGGCATTTTTAATAATGGCTAGTGCACCGCTTACGTGAGGGGCTGCCATTGAGGTGCCTGTGAGTCTGCCGTATTTATGGTTTGGGAGAGTGGATAAAATATCTTCTCCTGGAGCGACGAGGTCGATTTCTTTATTGGCATTAGAAAATTCTGAGGATTCTCTTGCAAGGGAAACAGAGCCGACGGCAATGACTTCATTGTATGCTGCTGGGTAGGAGAACTCTTCCGTACGCTCGTCCCCGTCCCCTTCATTTCCTGCTGCGCACACAACAAGTACACCGCTTTTCACCGCGTTTTGAATGGCTTCCTGCAAGGCGGGCTCATTGCTTGGACCACCGAGAGACATGGAGATAATATCCACCTTCTGCTCAGCGGCATAGTTGATGCCATTAATGATCCATTCGTATTTCCCGCTGCCATTTTCACCGCCAAGAACTTTCACGATCAGCAGCTTAGCTTCAGGGGCAACCCCTAAAATTCCACCATTTTGATCTGTTGCAGCAATCGTCCCTGCTACATGGGTGCCATGCCCGTTGTAGTCTTTCACATTTTCAGCATCTCCGTTGTCATCATCGGTAAAGTTCTTGCCTCCGATAATCTGATCTTTTAAGTCGGGATGCCCCGTGTCGCAACCTGTATCAAGGACAGCAATGGTTATGCCTTTTCCTTTGAAGCCACTTGACCAAAGTTCGGGTGCTTTAATCTCCTGAATACTTTCCGGCGTCTCTTTCGCTTCCATCACATTGGCTTTTACTTCATACGGAATTAAGCGAATTTCACCTTTCATAAGAAAGCCCTCCTTATTTTGTTTTCAAAGTAGATTCAGGCTGCGTAATGTTATTGTATAAAAGAAACTTTTGATCGGAAAGGGTCAATTGTAATAATTTTTCAAATAATCAATCTATTATCAAAAGCGCAGTTCTCCTCACTTCTTGACGAAAGAACTCAGCTTTTGAGGAAAACTCTTGATATCATATGAAAAAGGAGGATATGCTGCATAGTGAGCTTGCACCTGTCCAGATGAAAATGGGTGAAAAGGACTAAAAGAGGCAAACTAAAAAACAAGGAAATCAAGCATTAAATGCGATATAAAAAGTTTTTGTTCAAAAATAAATGTTTCTTTCATAAAAAATAGACGTGAAGATTGTGACTGTTCCAAATGCGAAAGACAACATATAATAATGGAAAGACAAGCTTGCCTTTCAGATAGGAGAGATAGAGATGAACAAAGGGAAGATACTCGTAGTCGAAGATGAAAAGAAAATTGCAAGGGTGCTGTCACTAGAGCTTGAATATGAAGGATATGAGGTGACAGTCAAAGAGACAGGAATGGATGGACTCCAGGCTCTTGAAGAGGAAAGCTTCGATTTGGTGCTGCTTGACGTCATGCTTCCAGAATTAAGCGGTCTTGAAGTGCTGAGAAGGGTTCGAAAGACAAATACAGCGACACCTATTATTTTGATAACAGCAAGAGGGAGTGTGCCTGATAAAGTAAGCGGCCTCGATCTTGGGGCGAATGATTATATTACAAAGCCCTTTGACATAGAAGAATTATTAGCGCGAATTCGTGCGCAGCTAAGGTTGAATATAAAGGCGCAAGAAGAAAAGGAAACAGAGCTTAGCATAGCAGATTTGACCGTCAACGAGAAAACAAGAGACATACAAAGGGCCGGGCAAATGCTTGAGCTCACACCGAGAGAATATGACCTGCTTGTCCACTTGCTGAAGCATCAGCAGCAAGTGCTCACAAGAGATCAGCTTTTAACAGCCGTTTGGGGCTTTGATTACTTCGGTGACACAAACGTAGTGGATGTCTATATTCGTTATTTAAGGAAAAAAGTCGATTACCCATTCGAAAAACAGCTGATTCACACAGTGAGAGGTGTGGGTTATGTGATGAAAGGATAAAGAATGAGATTAAAAAATAAAATCCAGCTTTATACATCGTTGTCCTTGTTTTTAATGGTGCTTCTGTTTCATACAGCCATTTATTTTATTTTTTCGATAACCTTGACGCAAAAAGATATGTCCCGGCTGTCTGAGGTCGCTGAAAATATTGCCATTGCTTTAAAAAAATCAGAAGAAGAGGGTCTTCCATCCTCGGAGCTGCTGAAAGCGTACTTGCCCCAAAATGGCATGATCCGTGTCGTGACAGAAACGGGTGAATCAAAGCTGACTGTCACAAAGGAGTCAACGTTTAGTTCACTGCCTTTTACATATGAATCTGGGCAGACAGCAGAAATCAAAGAATACAACAAGCATATGACTGCGTTCGCTGCAATTCCGGTCATTTGGACAAATGGAGAGATTGTGTCGCTTCAAGTATATGAAGAAATCGAAAATACGGAAGAAAATTTGGCGTTATTAAGAATGATTTTAATCGCTGCTGGCGTTTTAATTATAGTGCTTTCCTATTTTGCTGGCCACATTTTAACAAAACAAATCGTACGCCCTATTAGTAGAATGACGAGCACCATGAAGGCAAGTATGAAGGAGAAGGCGTTTAAGCGAATCAAACTAGCAGGCGATTCAAAGGATGAATTGTATCAAATGGGACAAACCTTTAATGAAATGTCAGAAATCCTCGAGAAGCATTATGAGAAAGAGCAGCAATTCTTGCATGATGCCTCTCATGAATTGAAGACACCGATTACCGTCATTATGAGCTACAGCAATTTACTAAAACGCTGGGGACAGACACGTCCAGAAGTGATAGAAGAATCCTCTCAAGCGATTCATGATGAAGCGAAAAAAATGAAAAGGCTGACAGATCAATTATTAACACTTGCGAAAAATGGTCAGCCGCTTTACTTGGACATGAAGCCAGTTGATCTTGGTCATTTATGCAAGCAGGTATGTCATACACTTGAAGTCGCAACCAATCGAACCATTCAATCTCTTGTGCAAACAGATCAGCCGCTCGTCGCTGAGGGGGATGAAGAGAAAATCAAACAGCTTTTGACCATCTTGATTGATAATGCAGTTAAATATAGTACAGAGCCAGTTGATGTGACATGCGGATGGGCGGGAGAGAAACCGTTTATTTCAGTCGTTGACCATGGGATTGGCATAAAAGAAAAAGATCTGCCGAAAATCTTTGACCGCTTTTTTCGTGTGGATGAAGCAAGAAACAGTGAGACGGGCGGAACCGGACTTGGTCTTTCAATTGCGAAGCAAATTGCGGAAGAGCACGGGGCCGACCTGAAGGTGGACAGTCATATCGGCGAAGGGACAACCATGACCATTCTTTTTAAGAAATAAAATAGGTCTTTTCTCATCAATTTCTCATTTCCTCCTTATAAAATAGGAAATAGGAAGGAGGCGCTGCATGTCTAGAAAAACGAAAATGGTGCTTGCGCTCGCAGGATGTCTCGTCGTTCTTGCTGCCTTTGCAATGCTCATGATTCAAACCATTGATCAAAAAATATTAAGTGAAGCAGAAATCAAAAAAATCATCGCAAAAGACTACAATGGAAACATTACAAATATTGATTTAATCAATCATAAACAGGACTATACATTGACGCTGGAAAATGCAAATGGCATCTATCAAATCATTGCATCTTCTGCAAGCGGTCAAATGAAAGAAATCAGACAGATCAAAA is drawn from Bacillus pumilus and contains these coding sequences:
- a CDS encoding glutamate-5-semialdehyde dehydrogenase; its protein translation is MNEVLEKAKKASTAKDQLLLKTTEQKNAALHAIATALKASSAYLLGENKKDVQAAEDKQFTPSVIDRITLTEERIDAIADATLQLIHLKDPIGETLETIQKENGLFIEKVRVPLGTVGMIYEARPNVTVDAATLCLKTGNAVILRGSSSAIHSNKAIVKVIHEALQTTDIPVDSVQLIEDTGRETAKTLFTLNEYLDVLIPRGGKNLIDLVVRESTVPVLETGAGNCHIYIDETAKNEMAEQIVLNAKTQRPSVCNAIESIVIHETWAKTYGASLFEALHANGVEIRGDEAVCALAPSASLATKEDYETEFLAPIVSIKIVESIEEAIQHIQTYSSKHSEAIISENDQHASLFLTAVDAAAVYHNASTRFTDGFEFGYGAEIGISTQKLHARGPMGLPALTSEKFVIRGQGQIRE
- a CDS encoding Rap family tetratricopeptide repeat protein, with product MAKIIPSSDIGVKINKWYELIRRFDSEQAEQLKQEIRTSLDSMEEDQNLLLYFSLMEFRHEVMLDYLKPLKEGKLRANFSELSKEIDEHQTHVTGMLEYYYHFFRGMYEFGRRQYIAAISSYQKAEHKLSFVSDDIERAEFHFKMSEIYYHMKQTHISMHHAKLALDVYIQHELYALRTIQCEFIVAGNYDDMRRHEKALPHLERALARSRDFQNVRFIASSLFNMGNSYYRMGDLDRALELMKESISLFDQNQSDHLRRSIDPLYTAAQILYKQGKHEEALHYREECMKRAEALQDDIHIQKTIFLEALYLKQDAEHIKRIFHFLESAYAYPDIEELALDTAKYYNEMEDYEKSSMFYGEAEHARIYIQRGDCLYEF
- a CDS encoding phosphatase encodes the protein MNFKKWTVVCTSITILALWLAAANADPDNRNHTLEQPNAQHDII
- a CDS encoding organic hydroperoxide resistance protein, producing the protein MSDVLFTATVSAVGGREGKVVSTDGVLEHDVAMPGTPRAKKLEKATNPEQLFAAGYSACFDSALQMVARQERIRFESEVTAHVSLVKDSSDDGFKLGVKLEVKGTGIEQSALDELVHKAHGVCPYSKATQGNIEVELVAVAQ
- a CDS encoding MarR family winged helix-turn-helix transcriptional regulator codes for the protein MTNEFEHMKLENQLCFLLYASSREMTKQYKPLLEELDITYPQYLALLLLWEHGTLNVKTMGELLYLDSGTLTPMLKRMEQNGLIIRERSKEDERSVQIRLTEYGEQLKEKATAIPFHMLSGTGRSEEELKTLRASLHELLQKLTQPKG
- a CDS encoding organic hydroperoxide resistance protein yields the protein MKPLFTAKVKAQHGRAGHVRSEDGVLDHNIVMPNAKKDGETGTNPEQLFAAGYAACFGGALEQVAKKQGIDIESEVEGHVSLLKDESDGGFKLGVKLIVSAKGLDHDKARELVEAAHEFCPYSKATRGNIEVELEVAE
- a CDS encoding nucleoside deaminase, which encodes MNHEDFLQRAIDLAIEGVNSGTGGPFGAVIVKDGQIIAEGSNNVTTTNDPTAHAEVTAIRKACQTLHTYQLEDCILYTSCEPCPMCLGAIYWARPKAVYFAAGHQDAATSGFDDSFIYEEINKDYESRNIPFYQLTLQKNLAPFEAWETYEQKKEY
- the metE gene encoding 5-methyltetrahydropteroyltriglutamate--homocysteine S-methyltransferase, with the translated sequence MTIVKTSNLGFPRIGLNREWKKALESYWKGQTDRETLLSTLDEQFLTAIKKQIDQQIDVVPSGDFTFYDHVLDTAVMFNWIPERFRSLKDPLDTYFAMARGTKDAVSSEMTKWFNTNYHYIVPEYEKSTEFKLTHNKPLEAYEKVKTAFGVETKPVVLGLYTFVSLSKGYEPNEVKEIQQRLVPLYTQVLKELEEAGVKWVQIDEPALVTASYEDVKAVKEIYQTIKEAVPALNILLQTYFDSVDAYEELVTYPVEAIGLDFVHDQGRNLDQVKKHGFPKDKILAAGVIDGRNIWRSDLGERLSFISEVIADAQPKEVWLQPSSSLLHVPVAKHPSEQLEEKLLNGLSYATEKLDELTTLKEGLTKGAAAIEAAINEAKQALLTLKEFAKGTNADFTAERNNLSSKDFKRPAAFEERLRIQNESLELPLLPTTTIGSFPQSAEVRSARQKWRKNEWTDAEYDEFIKKETQRWIDIQEEIGLDVLVHGEFERTDMVEYFGEKLAGFAFTKFAWVQSYGSRCVKPPIIYGDVEFTAPMTVKETVYAQSLTEKKVKGMLTGPVTILNWSFPRTDISRKDIAFQIAFALRKEVEALEEAGIQVIQVDEPALREGLPLKESDWAEYLNWAAESFRLSTSSVQNETQIHTHMCYSNFEDIVDTIEDLDADVITIEHSRSHGGFLDYLEKHPYLKGLGLGVYDIHSPRVPSVEEMSQIIDDALNVCPTDRFWVNPDCGLKTRQEPETIAALKNMVTAAEVARKKLAQHA
- a CDS encoding S8 family peptidase → MKGEIRLIPYEVKANVMEAKETPESIQEIKAPELWSSGFKGKGITIAVLDTGCDTGHPDLKDQIIGGKNFTDDDNGDAENVKDYNGHGTHVAGTIAATDQNGGILGVAPEAKLLIVKVLGGENGSGKYEWIINGINYAAEQKVDIISMSLGGPSNEPALQEAIQNAVKSGVLVVCAAGNEGDGDERTEEFSYPAAYNEVIAVGSVSLARESSEFSNANKEIDLVAPGEDILSTLPNHKYGRLTGTSMAAPHVSGALAIIKNAEEEAFQRKLTEPEVYAQLVRRTLPLKQSKALVGNGFLYLTAPDVLLEKTLEADLLSL
- a CDS encoding response regulator transcription factor; this translates as MNKGKILVVEDEKKIARVLSLELEYEGYEVTVKETGMDGLQALEEESFDLVLLDVMLPELSGLEVLRRVRKTNTATPIILITARGSVPDKVSGLDLGANDYITKPFDIEELLARIRAQLRLNIKAQEEKETELSIADLTVNEKTRDIQRAGQMLELTPREYDLLVHLLKHQQQVLTRDQLLTAVWGFDYFGDTNVVDVYIRYLRKKVDYPFEKQLIHTVRGVGYVMKG
- a CDS encoding HAMP domain-containing sensor histidine kinase, whose protein sequence is MRLKNKIQLYTSLSLFLMVLLFHTAIYFIFSITLTQKDMSRLSEVAENIAIALKKSEEEGLPSSELLKAYLPQNGMIRVVTETGESKLTVTKESTFSSLPFTYESGQTAEIKEYNKHMTAFAAIPVIWTNGEIVSLQVYEEIENTEENLALLRMILIAAGVLIIVLSYFAGHILTKQIVRPISRMTSTMKASMKEKAFKRIKLAGDSKDELYQMGQTFNEMSEILEKHYEKEQQFLHDASHELKTPITVIMSYSNLLKRWGQTRPEVIEESSQAIHDEAKKMKRLTDQLLTLAKNGQPLYLDMKPVDLGHLCKQVCHTLEVATNRTIQSLVQTDQPLVAEGDEEKIKQLLTILIDNAVKYSTEPVDVTCGWAGEKPFISVVDHGIGIKEKDLPKIFDRFFRVDEARNSETGGTGLGLSIAKQIAEEHGADLKVDSHIGEGTTMTILFKK